The Xiphophorus couchianus chromosome 6, X_couchianus-1.0, whole genome shotgun sequence genomic interval TTCTGGCACTTTAGCATTAGTGTCtggtcataaaaacaaatggtgCAAACAACTGATTTTCCTCtgaactaaaacacatttttcctcCTCAGACTCATAGAGCCCATAAATCTAGAGAAAGCTGTTGACCTTTACCAGAAGGCGGCAGGTGTATTTGAGGTGAGAATTGATTCAGAAGttgaataattcagatttttttggttattttgctATTGCTTAACGACATCGTGGTGTAACGTTTGCAGAACGAAGACCGTCTGCGTCAGGCGGTGGAGCTGCTGGGAAAAGCCTCCAGACTGCTGGTCAGGTTAAAAAGGTGAAAGATTATTTAGTTGTAGATTTCCACTGGATTGTTTAACACACTGTGTGCACAATTAGTGCTATTTTTGAGGattaatcttttattaattACCAACTATAGCGCTCAAATAAGCCTTTTTGCTGCCtttttaggaaaatatgtaaatgtgcACAATTATTGTGCAGAATTATCACGcaactaaattaaaaacacatttttccatcccactttttaaaactttatctgTTTAGGTGACCCATGAAGTCAGAAAATATGCCTggaaatgatgatgatgtgttGAAAATATTAACCTACATGGTGGTTGTGCTTGCGATGTAGAGTAGATAATGTGATTGTGATAGAAAAgtgattacatttattttaaacaggcTGGACGAAGCTGCAGTTGCTctgcaaaaagagaagaatatGTACAAAGAGATTGAGAACTTCCCCATGTGTTTCAAGGTGGGTCtgctcaggttctggttctggacatGACCGGGTCTGATCCTGAAGGAAAAGCAGTCAGAACTGTTCATGGTTGATTTATGCGGCTCTGTTCAGTTATCTGTTAGGGTAGAAAAGAGTTAAAGAGTtttattccttccttccttctttttgccataaattgctttgttttgtcagaaatcttttagttttttgatcaattctttctttgttttgttataaattCTTCCTTCACTCTTTTCTTCACATGAACTCAGTTTAAAGCGACCAATTACAACTCAGAGTGTTAATTGAGTCCCTATCGCTGACCTGACCTCCTGATGTAATGTTCTGATGCTTTAGAAAACCACAGCCCAGGTTCTGGTCCATCTTCACCGTGGCGACTTCGTGGCGGCTGATAAATGTGTCCGGGAGAGTTACAGGTACGGGAATGCGCCGCCGCCatctttaactttaactttacGATCATTAGTGAAGGTGCTGGTTATGTAAAGTGTTGCGTCTCCGCCAGTCTGCCCGGCTACAGCGGGAGTGAAGATTGCGTTGCCATGGAGACGCTGCTGCAGGGCTACGACGAGCAGGACGAGGATCAGGCCTACCGCGTGTGCAACTCCCCTTTACTGAAGTACATGGACAACGACGTGAGTACTCTTACTAAGAAAGTATTCTCACGGCGTTTTACATAACTTTAATtgagaagtggaggaaaaactATACATGGGTTTAaattttaccaataaaaatctggaaacaaATCTGTCTCCAGGAGATGAATAGCATCTGTAAACATGAATGTCCAATTTACAATTAGATTTTGTGTTCTTCTgtgactaaatgaaaaacataaattttttacacaattaaTGGACCAAGCGTCGGAATAATGAatagaataatcaataaaatcgTTCGTTGCAGTTCTACATTGTAACATTGTTACAATGTTACATGTATAGTAATGTTATAACACGCAATATTACATGTGTTGCATTGTAACACATGTTACGATATTGTAACACGTGTTACATTGTAACACTGTAACacatgttataatgttacatGTAACGCGTATTGCATTGTGCTGCGCAGAGCGTTTGCTGTTAGAACCTGGTGGCTGGTACTCTAAAGAAAACTCTAAAATCCTgtttagagttttccagacaacaatacaaaaacatgccagaattacaaaagtttttttttggattgttgtaaccattaaacaatctcctcttcagttcagttttgtagttggagacacattgttgatatTACCATTATAAAAGAACTTGCAATTAAGCAAGTATTAGCTAAACccaatgtaatttttatattgAGGTTCTTGTTAGCAGGTGCTGAAAATCACtaataaagtaacttttaatttaacttagttactttccaaatcaggTAATAGGCAATCTAACTAAGTTAccttttcaaggagtaatcagtaatccgattaaagttactttttcaatgtAACTGTGCCATCACTGGTTACACGTTACATTGTTTTACAATGTAAACTTGTAAAACAATTATTATATAGTGCTACATCTGTCTGTTAAGTGTAAAAGTTTCTagaactttattttacaaagttgCCTAATTTTTTgtcactgaaacacaaaagtGAAAGTAGAAAGTGtctaatataaatatgtatttaatgaGTTAATAAGATTGTTCCTACAATTTTAATACCTTTAATTCTCTTCAAAGGTTGATCTAGTTCATAACAGTGTCTCAAAAGTAAGTGgtaattacataaatattttttaaaaatccttttctgAATTTCCAGTACGCCAAACTGGCCATTTCCCTGAAAGTCcctggaggaggagggaagaagaagaaggccgCCGCTGCTCCACAAGGGGGCGCCGGCGGGGCGCCTTCAGCTGCAAAGGACGAGGAGGATGACGAGTACGAAGGCGGGTTGTGTTAACCTGTCGCCACCAGAACCTCCTCTGTGTTCAGAACCTTTTCAACGCAGACGTTGGCCTGTTTGATCTCTAACAAGCtgataaaaaaaggagaaaaacccAAACGTTCCAGCCAGAAGAGCATATCGGGCCTCTTAAGTTTGTTCTTCTGCCTGGCGCAGGAACGTGTTCTGTTTTGTGTCGTCTCGGTGAAGCTGTACATTTTGCTGTTATTGTTAGATTATTAACTATAAAAATACTCTAAACGCGACTGGATCAGTGGATAggtgttttatttgtacagagATAATTTATTCAGTATTCACAGCTGCTGGGAATGATACCGAAGCAATATGCAATCACACTGGTAATaatgcatgtttaaaaacaataaaatggtCATGCAAAGTCAAATATGATGCATTTAAGAATCTTCCAGAGTGACCCTGTTTGTCTTCAGCATCAGTGATTACAATAATAACAATCAAATATACGCTAAGTTTGTTCTTCTACTTCAAGGTGTGTGCTaccttaaaataaagaaatatagtCCTGTGTGTACcgccattttttatttacttttgcaatgtataaatcagagaaacttaagtggaaaacataaaaaagggaCCATGATGTGTTGTcagtttataaatgaaatattagGCTTATTAAGATGATAAAGtggttgtttacattttttatttattccttttccCGGTCATTTCCTGTTTACTCCTCAACCAGATTCCCAAACTTTGCACACTTCTCAATAAACCTGTTCTGCGGCCCTCGACGGCTCTTGATGTGTTTCACTTCCTTTACAAAACGAGCAGATTTTCCACATCAGTTGGAGTCTAACGGCAGCTCCAGAACGGCTTTCCATCCCTGATGAGGCTAATGCTTTCTGTCTgtaaaagtcagatttaatgCGTTTGCAGTAAACGACTGCAGCCGGGCATTAGGAGGAAGCGAGAGTTAATCCAAGGAaaggtttttttctattatggaAAATCCTATTAGAGTCTTTTCCAGTTTTGTTGCTgcgaaaacaaatattttaaaagtacagTTGTGCCTCAGGTTCTTTAAGAAATCATtgaacaattaatttaattcactaattcagtttttaaaaagtggggCTCACCTTTATTATACACACAGTGATGCAGTTCAAATGCTAATTTCagataattttgatgaaaagtcCTCACagttaattaaaacatgaaatccaGCTTTCAGAATATGTTTATTTACGGTACCGGATATCCTTCTACTACTTGACTGGAGCTGCTTTTGTTTGTATCGCTTACTAGAGAGGagattatgttattttattttttccaaatgcaCTTTGTATCTTTATGAAagtttacttttaagttagttgtgacttatttcaagtgtaccaagatatttgactagaaactagacatgTTATTTTGGAAGTGTGTGGTGGATAATAAGAGAAACTGGACTCACCACGGAGAGCTTTTAAGCCCCTCCAGAAGATGCTGGTTTGCTGGGTCTCCAAGCTGCTGCTCCTGACATTTTCCTCCTTAATGGACATATCGCTCTAAGTCTCCTCTACatgaacaaaaaggaaaaatcctCCCACATGGGTACAACACagaattttaccaagtatttttggtttagtttctagtgataagacaaaactaacttacaattaacttttcagataaatataagagctaattccttaatattgataaaaacaaaagtactagtttcatctgcaggttatttcagtataacaaaacatttccccCGTGTTAtatgaaacaatctgccaatagtagtagtactttttcataaatattaaggaataattttcttaaaaccATCTccaaaaaattctcaaaaagtTATGGTGCGTTCCCACGACACATCAAGTTCgaggtgcgttcacaccaaataCGTTTCGTtcgtctggtttacattcaaagtctatgtggaggcgcgttGAGGGCGCATCAGATATGTCAAAATCACTCTAGCTGTTGTTCACCGTTACCAGCTTATTTGTCAGATATGTTAAAGCTCCAAACACGCCGCAACTCCACATAAAATGTAAACCGGAGGTGCCCAACGCTCAAAATGCATTTGGTGTGAACGTACCTTTACTAGTAAGtcagttctgtcttattttaagataactaagatatttgcactagaaactaaacaaaaaatacttaagagtttgtgtttttgcagtgttcgaGAAACTGGACTCACCAGAGAGCTTTTATGTCCCCCAGAAGACGCTGGTTTGCTAGGTCTGCTGCTCCTTAATGGAAAAATTACCCTCTAAAATCTCTGCTTTatgaactaaaagaaaaactccttCCATGccacacaaaatcttaccaagtatttttatatagtttctagttcaaatatcttagtgcacttcaaataagaaaaaactaacttacaagtaacttttcagcaagatatacagTAGGTGCTTGTTTAAGAcagtaattcattaatattgatgaaaaagtgctagttctgcactatagcaagacattttccgcttaagtgaaataatctgccagaggaactactactttttcataaatattaaggaattatttacttaaaacaagctcttatgtCAGTTTTGTCTTCTTGGTTTTactggcggttggcaacaaacttttaGTAGCAtcaccgccacctactggttagttattatctatctatctacatatatacatttatatttacatatacagtatatattctaacaacataaataaaaaataaatatattctacctataaatatatatatatatatacatacacatacaAATACTTATACCTAACTTTGTATTCTTCCCATCTATTTATCatacatacattcacaaacacctttactataatcaaattctatgaaataatttagttttctttaaaaatcaatttttttatgtttactccccaaattcttcctcaaaagatttaataaattaacCTTTTCCTCAATACTTCAAACCTCATGTatcttctctctttttcatatttataacCTTCTTAGTATTCAAGCTTgtcaagatatttgcagtagaaaccagACAAACATACCGGTACGATTTGGTGGTTCTGCAGTGTGGCCTCTAAATGATCCAGCTGTTTTCCATCATCGTTTTCTCCCACAGTCTCTCCAAACAAAGcaccaaaaaaaacctttcaagaCATCTTTTATTTGCACATCTTGTCACATCGTCTTAATATACAGCTACGATTTCACATATCATTCCTCAGCGCCCGGCCCCTTCAGTAACATGATCCCCCTGTATGTACATGTTCTGAAAATTATTCATGGCAATAGTTAAGTTTTTCAGTCatgctaaaatgttatttaatgcaTAGTCTGGACCAAAGGGCTCGTGTCTCTCAGCCCTTTTTTGTGAGGAAGCGTTTCTTCTCCTGTCTTTCTGTGAGTTTATGGGTGATGAAGACTCAGACTGAATTAATGTAACTGATTGGCAATGAtctcatttttttcaaagaaaccCCCCCACCCGTCCTTCCCAAATGTGCAGTAAACAAATTTGACTTCAGTCCATCTATTTATATTTCATGCCATTTAAATAGTTCTCACCTTTTCTACAATCTCACATTCTTTTAGATGCGTTAAAGCCTACAGGTACAACACAAACGTATCGGTGAAAACGGCTCTTCCTGAGAAAGATGTGTGATTCTGAACAGGTTCAGTTCTTctcatacaaacaaaataaggcaagaaagtcatttttttctcatttcagacTGCCTTGTGTGAAGAAATGTAATAATTCTCTGTCACTAattgactttgttttgtgtGCGCTCCCATCGTTGCTCGGTCCCGATCCGACAGATCCTGTTTGGAGAGTCTGGGATTGAGCTCGTCTGGTCCTCACTGTGCTCATGCTCGTCAGTGGAAAGCCCTTAAATCAGTAAAGCTGCAGCCACGTTTCACGCTGAGCAGTAGAAACAACTTCTGCAGCTGAAGATTTGTGCTCAGTTTCACTGCTTTTCACCCTTAACAAGTAAAATGTACCAGTTTAAGTTAAAATCAGTGTTTCTGCGAGGCATCATGGCCGACTGAGCGCCGTTTTGTGCTCACGCAGTTCCCCTGAAAAGCTCAGCGTCGTCTCCGTTTGTCACTCGGTTTTCTCCCGGGTCCACTTGATCATCGTCTCCGGCGAGCGGTAGAGGAAGATGAGTTTGGCGTACATGTCCTCCTCCAGGTCCAGCTCGCCCGTCTCTCGCACCAGGAAGATGTCGGTGCACAGCTTGAGGATGCGGTCCACGTTGGGCAGCTCCTCGAACATGATGGTGTGGGAGATGCCGCTGAAAAACTCGCGCACAAATTTCCCGATGACCAGAACAACGGAGGCGTATAGACCCATGATTCTAGACGGgcacaaaaagaaagagagttAGACCCGGTGTCAAGCAGCTGCGTTTACATTaaacgattaatcacaattaattggATTGGTCAGAATAGTtgcgattaatcaattattgaaataattattgaaaTCAGCCATCAAATTGCTCAACACCAATAATCCCCCAATCAGACTGTCTGAAAGTtcaatattgtttttacatatttagcattgtattattatttgtatattaatactagattttttaaaattcatgtattatttttaattgacacTGAGGGCAACACAATCCATTGAGTGCTTTAAAAAGACCGtaagacatttctttttagcTAAATGTTTGGTTCTTCTTAGATATTGGTTTCAATCTCTTATTTTTGCGTCTATTCActtatttaattacttttgcttgttttctttgtttcctgccCTTTGAGATCTAAAGACAAAAAGggtattataaataaaaaacattattattatgattgCACTAGTAACACTTGTacatatgtatatgtatttataGTCACGtagtttttcagtattttttgtGTATTCCGGTAACCAAGCAATTACATTTTGTAGCCAAATTTTGCTGTCTTGTCTTCATGCAATGGCAATGAAGtaagtttaaatttaatctaatcgattaatcgttaattggagcaaaaaaacagcagaaacttaatgcctttaaatctagactgtTTGGatctgcttttgaaacataataaacGGAAATTTTAATAAAGGCTCTTTACTAAATACAATATTTCAattcttgtgttttatgatgTCAAGgaaaaccaacatttagttttatatttccCTAATCTCATTTAAATTACCTTCAGTTAATATCAGCTGGAACATTTTATACTGTAGTTTGTCGTgcttgagttgtttttgtttttgtaaaggaCTTTGAATGGAACTGATgctgaaaatatgcaaagaacaataaacttcttcttcttctcttcctcatACTGAGCGTCCATTTTGAATGCGAGCGGAGGCGTTTCTGTTTGTCGGTGCGTACCCGTATCCGGCCAGGAAGCCCAGGCTGGGCGGGCTCACTTGGTCGCTGAAGACGTAGATGTTCAGGCCCGGTTCGTTTTTGGTACCGATGTTGCCTAAGAGCCCGGGGTCAAGCTGGTTCACGATCCACCATTCCTGGATCTGATCAGAGGCGTTGTGGGCTCGCATCAGAGTGAGGGAAACGTTGAACATGTTTTCACCTGAAacgaaaacaaaacatataaataacaaGAAAACAGGTAGGTCACTTACAGTTAAAACGTATTTTAGTAGAAATAAATCACTGACTATTTCAGAATTAACTATTctctgattttgttgttttttttaaaactaaaataaataaaaaaatacggACAGGTTGtacaaactattttatttacacacataaaataatcagattaatttttttaaagtgcaggATTGTGGATCCAAAACTTCAACTGGTTTTAAGGCATACAGCAggagtgtccaaagtgtgggctgggggccatttgtggcccctggATGGATTTTGTGTGGCCCCCAACTGCGATTCAAGAAAGATGCTAATTCATCCCAGAGATACAAACAGAATTTTTCTacaatggaaaaaattaagcacaacacaaagtattggactttttcaggttttatttactttataaaagggctgtgaaagaaaatgactCAAGTTCTTTTCTTATAATCCAATAAAGTTGTTCAGTCGAGCCCCAAAAAATTCAAAAGCTaggtttagttttttaattCAGAGAAATCCTTAATATGGTTTAGATGTACGATAAATAACATCAGTTTcatataataaacaaacaaaaaacaaaaagttggaCGACTTTATTctagttttggtttttattttcttgtcctGCAAATACTTTCGTCTCGATTTTGGCCAACGTGACAAAATCGAGACGGACACCCCTGGCACACAGGTTGCTTATTATTTTGGGCTCgattgaagaaaactgaaaaaatatttcatctgttctcaacaataaaaaaatgtaagtcatttgaaaatgctttctgtatttagccaagttttaaaagcagattttggtGCATCAAGGCGTACCTTAGTGTAGATGTGGTCctagttaccatgacaacagaagGAAACCAGAAAGCTTGGTAAACATaatcactttgtgttgcatctgacatttttctaagtagattttaatttaaaagtcgTAGTTTTATCCTAATGTATTTAATTTCCGTAATCGGACAGGCCGTACAAAATCTGTTCAAGGGCTGCAAATGGCCCTTGACCCCCAGTTTGAACACCCTTGCTTTAGAGGTAACCTTGTAATTTCAGGACGATCGAGTTTTCTCACCGAGCTGTTCAACGGGCGTGGCTTCAGAGTCGCTGGGGGCTCGGATGTAGCGGGGAATGAGTTCTGGGATCATCctgcacagaagaagaagaacacgGCGTTGGCGTTCCGTTTGTTGGAGCAAAACCGGGAGCGACTGTTGTTCTTTACTCTGTTAATTATGCTTAACAGTGCCAATTCTGCTcgaaaatttgcaaaaatccAGAGAAAACACCCTAGTTACGATGGGTTTTCCATCTGCAGCGGGAAAGAGGACGCCACCTGCAGGGAAGGAGGCTAACTTACACTTTTAACTGGCTGGATGTCCCATTCAGAAGCATAACGAGATCCCGCTTTGTGCTTTCTTCCAGAGGTATCACATTTTTCCCAGATGCCATCTCAGATTTGGCACCAAGACTGAGGTTTCTAACAACAGAGGAGGAAAGTAAAAAGTGAGGAACTTTTCTTCAAGCCTCGTCTTTCtgaacgtaaaaaaaaaagaatcaaaagcagaaaaaaggtagaaaggaagaaagacagcattaagtcaaggcTCACAGAAATGCAAAACTGGAACCTTGTTGCCTGTTTGTTCTCACtggtctgtcacaataaacattaaatcaattaatcgcatcataaattaaaacaggtgtgtccaaacaacataaaatctaGCAAATGAAGAAGCCCGATATTTATTATAGATCCATAATTTGAAAGCgatttttacaatgttttattaGGGCCACTGTAGGcataaaaaaatagtaaattttgtgattgatctcagaaattttctagaaaacttttCAATCGAAATttagaaatttccatgttttttgtagaaaatttctaatATTAATCTAaagattgatttttcttttcttgaaaattGCTGAGATTACTCTCAAAGTATTTTGGCATAAATGTGCTATTTACTTCCACTTTGATGTAGCATGTTTGTtgtattaaaagaaagacatccagttttcagtttgaataaatttattttcagtaataagaacaggatttgggtcactttctatcaaaatgtttgctacatttagccaagtttaagagagaataaaagctgattttggtTCAACAAATCTGGCTTTTCAGTAGTAGTTTCTGGATAAACTGTTATTTAAACTTGGTTAATAAAAGGTGAATGCTTTGTGGTGTACTTTGCATTTTcctctgtaaaaaaataatattggtaacaatttttaccctgattacaaattaaacgtctccatctgcatcaatGGGTcaattttgtataatttttgaaTTGCAATTCAGGGCCGTACAAAAACAGTCCAAAGGGTCATAAATGGCCCCCGAGCCACACATTGGACACccctgaatttaaaaaaactcaataatttccatttgctttacttgtagtttttctcttttctctctctttttactgGCCTTCAGTCtggcgtttttgttttttttgaagaacaacTTTGTTTTCTGAGACATcataactcattttatttaatgttttgtttatgtattttgaatatttaaaatgtcttccacgttcagtgttaaatgttcattagaatttgaagtttgatatttgagaatgtgacattttcattATACCACTTGAAAAcggtctcaaaataacaataatatcgTTTATCGCAAAAACGTCTAGGACATTTTACCGTCCAGTACAATTTGTTAAAgtgacaggcctaattatttaaaatgtcaatattttggggggatttttgattattttccccTCGTTTCTGTCCAACTTTAATcacttctgtttgtgtttggtaaCAGATTTTACCTCTGCACAGTCCAGGAGACGGTGATCAGGAACTCCTGATCTTCTCCCTTCTCCCCTTTCTCCTTCGATCCCAACATTTCTATCAGGTTGAGTCTGCTGGGCGGGCTGATGGTCCACAGGGAGTTGGAGCTGCCTTTCAGCTCCGCGATGATCAAATCCTCTGCAAAGTACCTCTCCAGCCACTGCACGGCCATCTGACCGCAGAACGACGTGAAAACCGTTAAAACTCACGGAGAAACTCATGAATCAAGCTTCACTTTAAACAGATGAATGACTGAAAACAGTTCGGCAACATTAAACATATAATACAACATAATGTAGGTTTATAGTCTTACATTTGTTTTGGCTTCGTCGCTTGTTACAcatcttttcttaaatttgaCAAAGTCGTCCTCTTTCACAGAGTggagttgtttttgttgagcACTCATGGTGAAGATGGGCTGTGGAGgcagaattttaaatataaatgtaagttTGGGAAAAATCTGGGTTTAATTTGCTGAAGTCGGCGTGATTGCACAAAGCAGGGTTTCTCCCAGTGgtttataagcctggcgggcctccaggctttacttgcTCCCCCACCAGGCTAGGCACcctttgtttatttatcatgggggttttt includes:
- the napgb gene encoding N-ethylmaleimide-sensitive factor attachment protein, gamma b, whose product is MAAQKINEAHEHIAKAEKCLKTSLTKWKPDFDSAASEYAKAAVCFKNAKQYEQAKDAYLKEAEYHTENKTLFHAAKAIEQAGMMMKEQKKMPEAIQYIEKACMMYMENGTPDTAAMALDRAGKLIEPINLEKAVDLYQKAAGVFENEDRLRQAVELLGKASRLLVRLKRLDEAAVALQKEKNMYKEIENFPMCFKKTTAQVLVHLHRGDFVAADKCVRESYSLPGYSGSEDCVAMETLLQGYDEQDEDQAYRVCNSPLLKYMDNDYAKLAISLKVPGGGGKKKKAAAAPQGGAGGAPSAAKDEEDDEYEGGLC